From the genome of Sphingobacterium kitahiroshimense, one region includes:
- a CDS encoding efflux RND transporter periplasmic adaptor subunit — MKKMHLYLLLFLVSGIVSCDSKKETATSEIIAYPVLTLKSEKATLSVEYPTTLEGLQTVEIRSKVDGYIEEVFIEEGSLVHTGQKLFKIDANRFVQDVNQRKAAVLAVEAALETASIQVLRTQSLVDKKIVNSFELTTAKNVERVKKAELSQAKAALSDAQSQLAFTQIVSPISGIVGRLPLKKGSLVSSTSETALTTIANTKEVYAHFSLSQKQLNSFLNQYAGKSMAEKLRNIPQVNLRTADGKDYGSKGKIQSLSGVISLETGSANFRALFPNPDGLLWSGASATLQLPTTIDEAVKVPKKAVFEMQGNYYVYTVDAKNTVHLTEIKVLPIATEQHYVVQYGLAPGDMVITEGIGNLKDGMQIQPSPVSTK; from the coding sequence ATGAAAAAAATGCACTTATATCTATTGTTATTTCTCGTCTCGGGAATAGTCTCCTGCGATTCAAAGAAAGAAACAGCAACAAGTGAAATAATTGCCTATCCTGTACTTACACTAAAATCTGAAAAAGCGACTCTGTCGGTTGAGTATCCAACGACGTTAGAGGGATTGCAGACAGTAGAGATTCGTTCAAAAGTAGATGGTTATATAGAGGAAGTCTTTATCGAAGAAGGCAGTCTTGTGCACACTGGGCAAAAGCTATTTAAAATAGATGCCAATCGATTCGTGCAGGATGTGAATCAACGAAAAGCGGCAGTATTAGCAGTGGAAGCAGCCCTAGAAACGGCTAGTATTCAAGTGTTGAGAACGCAGTCTCTTGTGGACAAGAAAATCGTAAATTCATTTGAACTGACGACAGCGAAGAATGTAGAAAGGGTTAAAAAGGCTGAACTTAGTCAGGCAAAAGCAGCATTGTCAGATGCACAATCACAACTAGCATTTACACAGATTGTTAGCCCAATATCAGGTATAGTAGGACGGTTGCCACTTAAAAAGGGCAGTCTAGTCAGTAGTACTTCTGAAACTGCTTTGACAACAATTGCGAATACGAAGGAAGTATATGCGCATTTTTCTTTGAGTCAGAAACAGCTTAATAGCTTTCTAAATCAATATGCAGGTAAGAGCATGGCTGAGAAGTTAAGGAATATACCTCAAGTTAATTTACGGACTGCTGATGGAAAAGATTACGGGTCTAAAGGAAAAATTCAGAGTCTGAGCGGGGTCATAAGTTTAGAAACCGGATCTGCAAATTTTAGAGCATTATTTCCAAATCCTGATGGTTTATTATGGAGCGGAGCGAGCGCAACTTTACAGCTCCCGACGACAATTGATGAAGCAGTGAAGGTTCCTAAAAAAGCGGTTTTTGAAATGCAAGGAAATTACTATGTCTATACGGTAGATGCTAAAAATACTGTACACCTTACCGAAATAAAGGTATTGCCGATAGCAACGGAACAACACTATGTGGTGCAATATGGGCTTGCGCCTGGTGATATGGTTATCACTGAGGGAATTGGAAACCTAAAAGATGGCATGCAAATTCAACCTAGTCCTGTATCCACAAAATAA
- a CDS encoding helix-turn-helix transcriptional regulator produces MLLKMRGPLTALDIAHELKITKEGVRQQLVKFMDEGLIEVETESKGVGRPQKYFNISELGNSKFPDTHAELTVKLLTIIKESIGTEALQTIIEVNEATGKKRYHEEIDPLPNLKSKIERLVAIRTREGYMADYTEDDEGYLLVENHCPICAAAKVCQGFCASELQIFQSVLGESVLVQRTDHIIAGARRCAYRIVSSAKGFE; encoded by the coding sequence ATGTTACTGAAAATGCGAGGTCCGTTAACGGCACTCGACATTGCCCATGAATTAAAAATAACCAAAGAAGGTGTTAGACAACAGCTGGTTAAATTTATGGATGAAGGCTTGATTGAAGTAGAGACAGAATCAAAGGGAGTCGGGCGGCCACAAAAATATTTCAATATTTCAGAACTCGGAAACAGCAAATTTCCGGATACCCATGCAGAGTTAACGGTGAAATTATTGACAATAATTAAAGAGTCAATAGGGACAGAAGCTTTACAGACGATCATTGAAGTCAATGAAGCAACAGGAAAAAAAAGATATCATGAAGAGATCGATCCTTTACCCAATCTAAAGTCTAAGATTGAAAGATTAGTCGCCATTCGTACCCGAGAGGGCTACATGGCAGATTATACTGAAGATGACGAGGGATATCTGCTTGTAGAAAATCATTGTCCTATTTGTGCAGCGGCTAAAGTCTGCCAAGGATTTTGTGCTTCAGAACTTCAGATTTTTCAATCCGTCTTAGGCGAATCCGTCTTGGTACAACGTACCGATCATATCATAGCAGGGGCGAGACGTTGTGCATACCGTATCGTATCTTCTGCAAAAGGTTTCGAATAG
- a CDS encoding tetratricopeptide repeat protein codes for MRSVLTMLFFSFLFTVQVYGQSKSVFEKTVDSLNLIGQSEKIIPYLEMQVKNHPENEVLLRLTGYQYLQIGNLVLGEQYYRKALSINPSCARCYLNIALIYAAKSDFTEALTYLDTAVAIDPMDDRVVDARGTIYHHLKQPEKALVDHVKAIQLNPNNLQAYLNKAEVHFELEDMDASCQDYTTAKLLAQQLKVNDPAFFKRIDDALLDFCDNSKASFYYQRGVAFYNLKKFDKALEIYDAGLTKFPNNAMLLSFRGNTHLALKDFKNAALNYDHALVNKEGLMRELKRNPRFAYMSEQDIQSYYNASTASIYYNNAECKVQSDNLDEGLSAINSAITLMSNGSSFEKELYWNRRGYIYLLQHQYKLALADFDQSIQSNEKYALAYVNRAIAQVCLSEKSKQSNIIISSKLPNQPFKMNWVMKSKKDIPNLLNALGDCNKAIELDPNNGFSYYVRGQIKQLLNDVDYCSDLLKAKRMAIQVEDILLVDCLK; via the coding sequence ATGAGATCGGTGTTGACGATGTTATTCTTTTCATTTTTGTTTACTGTACAGGTGTATGGGCAGAGTAAAAGTGTTTTTGAAAAGACTGTAGATTCTTTAAATTTGATTGGTCAATCTGAAAAGATCATCCCATATTTGGAGATGCAGGTAAAAAATCATCCTGAAAATGAGGTTTTGTTACGCTTAACGGGATACCAATATCTCCAGATAGGTAATTTAGTACTGGGCGAACAATACTATAGGAAGGCACTTTCCATCAACCCTTCCTGTGCACGTTGCTATTTGAATATAGCTCTTATTTATGCCGCCAAGAGCGATTTTACTGAAGCTTTAACTTACTTGGATACGGCCGTGGCGATTGATCCTATGGATGATCGAGTGGTTGATGCTCGAGGTACAATATATCATCATTTAAAACAACCGGAAAAGGCTTTGGTAGATCATGTTAAAGCGATCCAATTAAATCCGAATAATTTGCAAGCTTACTTGAACAAAGCTGAAGTGCACTTTGAGTTGGAAGATATGGATGCCTCTTGTCAGGATTATACTACTGCAAAATTGCTTGCACAACAGTTAAAAGTTAATGACCCCGCATTTTTTAAAAGGATAGATGATGCATTGCTGGATTTTTGCGATAATAGTAAAGCTAGCTTTTATTACCAACGCGGAGTGGCTTTTTATAATTTAAAAAAGTTTGATAAAGCGCTGGAAATTTATGATGCCGGGCTCACTAAATTTCCCAATAACGCTATGCTTTTATCTTTTCGGGGTAACACACATCTTGCGCTAAAAGATTTTAAAAATGCAGCATTAAATTATGATCATGCATTAGTCAATAAAGAGGGGTTGATGAGGGAATTAAAACGTAATCCGAGGTTTGCATATATGAGTGAGCAAGATATACAATCTTATTACAATGCATCAACAGCAAGTATATATTATAATAATGCTGAATGTAAAGTTCAATCTGATAATCTGGATGAAGGGTTATCTGCTATAAATAGCGCAATAACGTTAATGTCTAATGGTAGTAGTTTTGAAAAGGAGTTATATTGGAATAGAAGGGGATATATTTATTTGCTTCAACATCAATATAAACTTGCTTTGGCAGATTTTGATCAGAGCATCCAGAGCAATGAAAAATATGCGTTAGCTTATGTCAATAGAGCAATTGCTCAAGTATGTTTATCTGAAAAATCGAAACAGTCAAATATAATTATCAGCAGTAAATTGCCGAATCAACCGTTTAAAATGAACTGGGTTATGAAATCCAAAAAAGATATACCAAATCTGTTAAATGCTTTGGGAGATTGTAATAAGGCAATTGAGCTGGATCCTAATAACGGGTTTTCATATTATGTCAGAGGGCAAATTAAACAGCTTTTGAATGATGTAGATTATTGTTCCGATTTGCTCAAAGCAAAAAGAATGGCTATTCAAGTAGAAGATATTTTGCTAGTTGATTGTCTGAAATAA
- a CDS encoding efflux transporter outer membrane subunit: MIHYYIQLKKKSYGLAFMSILGLLAWSSCQVTRPYNAPENKVKDSFRSPTYSALDSGYVKNIAHDTTNIAKVKWSDIFTDTMLQQLITEGLQANIDIKIAVERITEAQVNVLLKKAAFLPSLEASISANKQQVPTFQSFGYPRNNTQYDMRLNTDWEIDIWGKLGSAKRVALSQLLATDAAKRAVQTQLIANIASDYYELLALDQQLMIIKKTAENRAEDAAAIAELFENAMLNGVAVVQSKANYYEAELDVPDIEQKIKETENRLSFLLGRHPGAILRQSLMKQQVNYDLNPGIPAQLLAHRPDVQMAEFNFRAAFEETNVARTYFYPALSITAAGGFSNLGWNQWFSSASLFGSIAGGIAQPIFNKGVNKARLSTAQARQQQALYQFEKSLLVASQEVSNALFEYDTAMKKMKSRKKQLEALTQAVAFNKELFLNHQNTNYTDVLTAEQNLLRAELKNIADQSQKLYAVVQLYRALGGGWD; encoded by the coding sequence ATGATACATTATTATATTCAATTGAAAAAAAAATCCTATGGACTGGCATTCATGTCAATACTGGGACTTTTGGCCTGGAGTTCTTGTCAAGTAACCCGTCCCTATAATGCACCGGAAAATAAGGTAAAAGACAGCTTTCGGTCACCTACTTATAGTGCTCTTGATTCAGGTTATGTGAAGAATATAGCTCATGATACGACCAATATAGCTAAAGTGAAATGGTCTGATATCTTTACAGATACGATGTTGCAGCAATTGATCACAGAGGGGTTACAGGCAAATATAGACATCAAAATTGCAGTTGAGCGGATTACAGAGGCGCAGGTAAATGTGCTATTAAAAAAAGCGGCTTTTTTACCTTCATTGGAAGCTAGTATCTCTGCCAATAAACAACAGGTGCCTACTTTTCAAAGTTTTGGTTATCCGCGTAATAATACCCAATATGATATGCGATTAAATACGGACTGGGAAATTGATATCTGGGGTAAACTTGGAAGTGCTAAACGAGTTGCATTGTCACAGCTTTTAGCGACTGATGCCGCAAAGCGTGCAGTGCAAACACAGTTAATTGCCAATATCGCCTCAGATTATTACGAATTACTGGCACTGGATCAACAGTTGATGATAATTAAAAAAACTGCTGAGAATCGTGCTGAAGATGCAGCCGCAATAGCGGAACTTTTTGAAAATGCAATGCTTAACGGCGTAGCGGTAGTACAGAGTAAAGCAAACTATTATGAAGCAGAACTAGATGTACCGGATATTGAGCAAAAGATTAAAGAAACCGAAAATAGGCTTAGTTTTTTATTAGGTCGACATCCTGGTGCCATCCTTAGACAGTCTCTAATGAAACAACAGGTGAATTATGATTTAAATCCTGGAATTCCCGCACAATTGCTCGCGCACCGTCCTGATGTTCAAATGGCAGAATTTAATTTTAGAGCGGCATTTGAGGAAACGAATGTAGCACGTACATATTTCTATCCTGCATTATCTATAACAGCTGCTGGAGGTTTTTCAAATCTTGGTTGGAATCAATGGTTTTCGAGTGCTAGTTTATTTGGTTCTATAGCAGGGGGGATTGCACAACCTATTTTCAATAAAGGTGTCAATAAAGCAAGACTGTCAACTGCTCAAGCAAGACAGCAACAGGCGTTGTATCAATTCGAGAAATCTCTATTGGTAGCCAGCCAGGAAGTTTCTAATGCGCTGTTTGAATATGATACGGCTATGAAAAAAATGAAATCCCGCAAAAAACAACTTGAAGCATTAACGCAGGCTGTTGCATTTAATAAAGAATTGTTCCTGAACCACCAGAACACCAATTATACCGACGTACTAACAGCAGAGCAAAATCTGTTACGTGCAGAATTGAAAAATATAGCAGATCAAAGTCAAAAATTGTATGCTGTGGTTCAATTGTATCGAGCCCTTGGTGGCGGTTGGGATTAA
- the katG gene encoding catalase/peroxidase HPI encodes MENEFNDINKCPFHNGTLRKAVAGGGTTNQDWWPNQLKVNLLRQHDVKSDPMGLDFDYKREFESLDLDAIKNDLKELMTQSQDWWPADFGHYGPLFIRMAWHSAGTYRVGDGRGGAGRGQQRFAPLNSWPDNVSLDKARRLLWPIKQKYGRKISWADLLILTGNMALESMGFKTLGFAGGREDVWEADQDVYWGSEKTWLSGDVRYADGSEGVKEGHGVLVSDDDADGKIHSRNLENPLAAVQMGLIYVNPEGPDGNPDPIAAAKDIRDTFGRMAMDDEETVALIAGGHTFGKTHGAASADHVGKEPESAGLESQGLGWENSFGTGRGGDTITSGLEVTWTSRPTEWTNLFFENLFDFEWELTKSPAGAHQWVAKDAGDIIPHAHDPNKKLKPTMLTTDLSLRFDPEYEKISRRFKDNPQEFADAFARAWFKLTHRDMGPRSRYLGADVPHEEFIWQDPLPKVDYAEIDETDIQSLKAQILNTSLSISELVSTAWASASTFRNSDKRGGGNGARIRLAPMNAWEVNKPMQLNKVLTILTDIQTRFNNAQFGGKKVSIADLIVLSGAAAIEKAAHQAGYDVEVPFISGRTDATQDQTDVESIAFLEPLADAFRNYRKLKNKAVSTEELLIDKAQLLNLSVPEMTVLIGGLRVLDINFDESKHGVFTSRPGQLTNDFFVNLLDMATQWKPMDETKELYLGTCRKSGQPKWTATRADLVFGSHAELRAVAEVYAESGNEKSFVDAFVKTWNKVMNADRFDKMS; translated from the coding sequence ATGGAAAACGAATTCAATGACATTAATAAGTGTCCATTTCATAATGGAACATTGCGTAAAGCTGTTGCTGGTGGAGGTACAACAAATCAAGATTGGTGGCCAAACCAGTTAAAAGTTAATTTATTGCGTCAACATGATGTAAAGTCTGATCCTATGGGTTTGGATTTTGATTATAAAAGAGAATTTGAAAGTTTGGATCTGGATGCAATAAAAAATGATTTAAAGGAATTAATGACACAATCTCAAGATTGGTGGCCTGCAGATTTTGGTCATTATGGACCATTATTTATTCGTATGGCTTGGCATAGTGCAGGGACTTACCGTGTTGGTGATGGACGTGGGGGGGCAGGTCGTGGACAGCAACGTTTCGCACCTTTAAATAGCTGGCCAGATAACGTGAGCTTAGATAAAGCAAGACGATTGTTATGGCCTATAAAACAAAAATATGGACGTAAGATTTCTTGGGCAGACTTATTGATTTTAACCGGGAATATGGCTTTGGAATCAATGGGCTTTAAAACTTTGGGTTTTGCAGGAGGACGTGAGGATGTTTGGGAAGCAGATCAGGATGTATATTGGGGCTCAGAGAAAACATGGCTTAGTGGCGACGTTCGTTATGCAGATGGATCTGAGGGAGTAAAGGAAGGACATGGCGTATTGGTGTCTGACGATGACGCTGATGGTAAGATTCATAGCCGAAATTTAGAAAACCCATTGGCAGCAGTTCAAATGGGTTTAATTTATGTAAATCCGGAAGGACCTGATGGTAATCCCGATCCTATTGCGGCAGCAAAAGATATCCGGGATACTTTTGGACGTATGGCTATGGATGATGAAGAAACGGTCGCATTGATTGCCGGCGGGCATACGTTTGGTAAAACGCATGGAGCAGCGTCTGCTGATCATGTTGGTAAGGAACCTGAATCTGCTGGTTTAGAATCTCAAGGACTCGGGTGGGAAAATTCTTTTGGTACAGGGAGAGGTGGAGATACCATTACTTCAGGTCTGGAAGTGACCTGGACAAGTAGACCTACAGAGTGGACAAATCTGTTTTTTGAAAACTTGTTTGATTTTGAATGGGAGTTAACAAAAAGTCCTGCTGGAGCTCATCAGTGGGTAGCTAAAGATGCTGGTGATATTATTCCGCACGCGCACGATCCGAATAAAAAATTAAAACCGACTATGCTGACCACAGACTTGTCTTTGCGTTTTGATCCTGAATACGAAAAAATATCACGTCGCTTCAAGGATAATCCACAAGAGTTTGCTGATGCATTTGCTCGTGCCTGGTTCAAATTAACGCACCGTGATATGGGACCTCGTTCGCGTTATTTAGGTGCCGATGTGCCTCATGAAGAGTTTATATGGCAGGATCCACTTCCTAAGGTTGATTATGCTGAGATTGATGAGACAGATATTCAATCTCTAAAAGCACAGATTTTAAATACAAGTCTATCGATTTCGGAACTGGTATCTACAGCATGGGCTTCGGCCTCAACTTTTCGTAATTCGGATAAACGGGGAGGAGGAAATGGAGCTCGAATCCGCTTAGCTCCGATGAATGCCTGGGAGGTCAATAAACCGATGCAATTAAATAAGGTATTAACAATATTAACAGACATTCAAACACGGTTTAATAATGCACAGTTTGGAGGGAAAAAAGTTTCAATTGCTGATCTGATTGTTTTATCGGGTGCGGCTGCTATTGAAAAAGCGGCACATCAGGCGGGTTACGATGTGGAAGTTCCTTTTATTTCGGGACGTACAGATGCTACTCAAGACCAAACTGATGTAGAGTCGATTGCCTTCTTAGAACCACTAGCAGATGCATTTAGAAATTATCGTAAATTAAAAAACAAAGCAGTATCTACCGAAGAATTATTGATCGATAAAGCGCAATTATTAAATCTTTCAGTTCCTGAAATGACTGTTCTAATTGGAGGTCTTCGTGTACTTGATATTAATTTTGATGAATCTAAACACGGTGTATTTACCTCACGTCCAGGACAGCTGACCAATGATTTTTTCGTAAATCTTTTAGATATGGCAACGCAGTGGAAACCAATGGATGAAACGAAAGAATTGTATTTAGGTACTTGCCGTAAATCGGGTCAACCGAAGTGGACTGCGACACGTGCTGATCTCGTATTTGGCTCGCATGCTGAACTTCGGGCTGTTGCAGAAGTGTATGCTGAGTCTGGCAATGAAAAGTCATTTGTGGATGCTTTTGTAAAAACTTGGAATAAAGTGATGAATGCCGACCGTTTTGATAAAATGTCATAA
- a CDS encoding efflux RND transporter permease subunit codes for MACKFNLVLYPQNNREEMLKKFIENPVLSTVISIIIVMLGILGLMSLPISQYPEIAPPTVVVTASYQGANANVVMKSVIIPLEEQINGVENMTYMTSTGSNNGAATITIFFKQGTNADMAAVNVQNRVSKATSLLPAEVIKAGITTSKQLSSTAFSFLLYSKDGKYDRKFLDNYLRINIMPQMKRVEGVGATEIYSDQEYSMRIWLKPDVMATHGLIPEDIMAALKEQNIEAAPGKIGENSRQSLQYALKYTGRLEDPEQFENIILKNGVAGDYLRLKEVADIEFGALDYTTSLITQGKLSSGGAISQISGSNARDLIIACENILKEASKDFPPGVEYHTFLNANDFLDASVEKVIYTIIEAFILVFLVVFLFLQDLRSTLIPAIAVPVAIIGTFFFLKLFGFTINLLTLFALVLAIGIVVDDAIVVVEAVHAKLDHGAKSAKKATLHAMSEISGAIISITLIMSAVFVPVTFITGSAGVFYKQFGLTLAVAIIISAINALTLSPALCALLLKPHVADVEKPKGFLPKFFTSFNVAFEVVTNKYIGVVRLLIRHKWISFVGIATFAQVCYFLVKTTPTGFVPNEDGGAIYGNVVLPPASTLERTEKIAFEVDSIARSIPEVELSSTLSGMDLLHGTGGSYGALFIRLKPWKERARKDQSAAAVVQKLFQKTAHIKEASIIFFAAPTLQGFGNSNGFELQLQDKTGGNYLQFNKNIDTFIGALNQRPEINYATSSFNIGFPELEINVNVAQCKAAGVSVNTVLTTLQGYFGGIYASDLNRFGKQYRVMMQAGADYRAKEEDINKIYVRTLKGNMAPISEFVTLKKTYGPEFIQRFNLFTSSTITGIPNEGYSSGDAIKAIEETAAQTLDRGYAYEFSGLTREELSSGSQTVLIFSLCLLFIYFLLSAQYKSYILPLSVLLSLPIGLAGAFIFAKLFAVDNNIFLQISLIMLIGLLAKNAILIVEFALLHRLSGRTLVQSAIYGAKSRLRPILMTSFAFIFGLIPLMLATGAGALSNKSIGTAAVGGMLIGTVFGVFVIPILFIVFQALQEKLFGVKEPSHTARILEDEQ; via the coding sequence ATGGCATGCAAATTCAACCTAGTCCTGTATCCACAAAATAATAGAGAAGAGATGCTGAAAAAATTCATAGAAAACCCCGTTCTATCGACGGTAATATCGATAATAATTGTAATGCTGGGAATCCTGGGACTGATGTCACTTCCTATTTCACAATATCCTGAAATTGCACCTCCGACAGTTGTTGTAACAGCCTCTTATCAAGGAGCAAACGCGAATGTTGTTATGAAAAGTGTGATCATACCATTGGAGGAGCAGATTAATGGTGTAGAGAATATGACTTACATGACGTCTACCGGGAGCAATAATGGTGCTGCAACTATTACCATCTTTTTTAAACAGGGAACGAATGCGGATATGGCCGCAGTGAATGTGCAGAATCGGGTGAGTAAAGCTACCAGCCTGCTACCAGCAGAAGTTATTAAAGCAGGAATTACAACAAGCAAGCAGTTGAGCAGTACGGCTTTTAGTTTTTTGCTTTACAGCAAAGATGGGAAATACGACAGGAAATTTCTTGATAACTACCTGCGTATAAATATTATGCCTCAGATGAAAAGGGTTGAAGGTGTTGGGGCTACAGAGATTTATAGTGATCAGGAATACTCCATGCGTATCTGGTTGAAACCGGATGTCATGGCTACTCATGGTCTTATTCCGGAAGACATTATGGCAGCATTAAAGGAACAAAATATTGAAGCTGCACCGGGGAAAATAGGCGAAAATAGCCGTCAATCATTACAATATGCATTGAAATATACGGGGCGCCTCGAAGATCCTGAACAATTTGAAAATATTATCTTGAAAAATGGTGTTGCGGGCGATTACTTACGGTTAAAGGAGGTCGCAGATATTGAATTTGGCGCTCTGGATTATACCACATCGCTAATTACGCAGGGAAAGCTTTCTTCGGGAGGTGCCATTAGCCAGATTTCGGGATCTAATGCAAGAGATTTGATCATTGCTTGTGAAAATATTTTAAAAGAAGCGTCAAAGGATTTTCCTCCAGGAGTTGAATATCATACTTTCTTGAATGCGAATGATTTTTTGGATGCTTCGGTTGAGAAGGTTATTTATACAATTATTGAAGCATTTATATTGGTTTTTTTAGTGGTCTTTCTCTTTTTACAGGATCTGCGTTCGACTTTGATTCCAGCAATCGCAGTACCGGTAGCCATTATTGGAACATTTTTCTTTTTGAAGCTTTTTGGTTTCACCATTAACCTCCTTACTTTGTTTGCACTGGTGTTAGCCATAGGCATTGTGGTTGATGATGCTATTGTGGTGGTCGAAGCAGTTCATGCAAAATTAGATCATGGGGCTAAATCGGCCAAGAAAGCTACATTGCATGCCATGAGCGAAATCAGTGGTGCCATTATTTCAATTACTTTGATTATGTCGGCGGTTTTTGTACCAGTCACTTTCATTACAGGATCTGCTGGAGTGTTTTACAAACAGTTTGGACTGACATTGGCAGTAGCCATTATTATTTCGGCAATAAATGCGTTGACATTAAGTCCCGCTCTGTGTGCTTTACTGTTAAAGCCCCATGTAGCAGATGTTGAAAAACCAAAGGGTTTCTTGCCAAAGTTTTTTACCAGTTTTAATGTAGCTTTTGAAGTAGTAACCAATAAATATATTGGTGTCGTGCGCCTTTTAATCCGTCATAAATGGATTTCATTTGTAGGTATTGCAACATTTGCGCAGGTATGTTATTTCTTGGTTAAAACAACACCGACTGGTTTTGTCCCTAATGAAGATGGTGGTGCTATCTATGGAAATGTGGTTTTACCCCCGGCATCTACTCTAGAACGTACGGAAAAGATTGCATTTGAAGTCGACAGTATTGCGCGCAGTATACCGGAAGTCGAATTATCTTCTACACTCTCAGGCATGGATTTATTGCACGGTACAGGAGGTTCTTATGGAGCATTGTTCATCCGATTAAAACCCTGGAAAGAACGTGCCAGGAAAGATCAAAGTGCTGCAGCTGTTGTTCAGAAATTATTTCAAAAAACTGCTCATATCAAAGAGGCAAGTATTATCTTTTTTGCTGCACCGACATTGCAGGGGTTTGGTAATAGTAATGGTTTTGAGCTGCAGCTACAAGACAAAACAGGTGGAAATTATCTACAGTTTAATAAAAATATCGATACGTTCATTGGTGCTTTAAATCAACGCCCTGAAATCAATTATGCTACGAGCTCTTTTAATATTGGTTTTCCTGAGTTGGAAATTAATGTCAACGTAGCCCAATGTAAGGCCGCAGGTGTAAGTGTTAATACGGTACTGACGACACTTCAGGGATATTTTGGAGGTATCTACGCCTCCGACCTTAATCGCTTTGGAAAGCAATACCGCGTCATGATGCAGGCAGGAGCTGATTATAGAGCAAAAGAAGAAGATATTAATAAGATTTACGTGCGAACTTTAAAAGGTAATATGGCACCGATATCTGAATTTGTTACTTTGAAGAAGACGTATGGACCGGAATTTATTCAACGTTTTAACTTATTTACTTCAAGTACCATAACAGGGATACCGAATGAAGGATATAGCTCTGGAGATGCTATTAAAGCAATAGAGGAGACAGCGGCTCAAACTTTAGACCGTGGCTATGCTTATGAATTTTCGGGTTTGACACGCGAAGAGCTGTCCAGCGGTAGTCAAACAGTATTAATATTTTCACTGTGCCTTCTTTTTATCTATTTCCTTTTAAGCGCTCAATATAAGAGTTACATCCTGCCACTTTCTGTTCTTTTATCATTGCCAATCGGTTTGGCAGGAGCATTTATTTTTGCGAAGCTATTTGCGGTAGATAATAACATATTCTTACAGATCAGCCTCATCATGTTGATCGGTTTATTGGCTAAAAATGCGATTCTTATTGTGGAGTTTGCACTCTTGCATCGATTGAGCGGAAGAACATTGGTGCAGTCTGCAATTTATGGCGCAAAATCAAGGTTAAGACCTATTTTAATGACCTCCTTTGCATTTATTTTCGGATTGATTCCATTGATGCTAGCTACTGGTGCCGGTGCATTAAGTAATAAATCTATCGGCACTGCGGCTGTAGGGGGGATGTTGATCGGGACTGTATTTGGTGTATTTGTTATTCCTATTTTATTTATTGTTTTCCAGGCATTACAGGAGAAACTCTTTGGTGTCAAGGAGCCAAGTCATACAGCCCGTATATTAGAAGATGAACAGTAA
- a CDS encoding phosphoribosylaminoimidazolesuccinocarboxamide synthase — protein MYIIFASYIDLFLLFRNLIYKGKTKDVYSLEQNQVLLKFKDDVTGENGVFDPGANTVGLTIDGAGKSGLKMTQFFFERLAEQGIATHFVSANLDEVSMVVKEATPFGKGLEVICRYRAVGSFLRRYAAYCQEGDALDAFVEVTIKDDERGDPTISDDALELLGILSKADYQELKSLTKKICGIIKTELAKKDLELYDIKLEFGRDKATGDLLLIDEISGGNMRVYKNGSYIAPLDLEKDFLGA, from the coding sequence ATTTACATTATTTTTGCTAGTTACATTGATCTATTCTTATTATTTAGGAATTTAATTTACAAGGGTAAAACCAAAGATGTCTACAGTCTAGAACAAAATCAAGTACTATTGAAATTTAAAGACGACGTAACTGGTGAAAATGGTGTATTTGATCCTGGAGCAAATACTGTTGGGCTAACCATTGATGGTGCTGGAAAGTCAGGACTTAAAATGACCCAGTTCTTCTTCGAGCGTTTAGCTGAACAGGGTATTGCAACACATTTTGTCTCCGCTAATTTAGATGAGGTTAGTATGGTGGTTAAAGAAGCGACTCCATTTGGGAAAGGATTGGAAGTCATTTGTAGATACCGTGCTGTAGGCAGTTTCTTGAGAAGATACGCTGCTTATTGCCAAGAAGGTGATGCGCTAGATGCTTTTGTGGAAGTAACGATTAAAGATGACGAAAGAGGCGATCCTACAATTTCGGATGATGCTTTGGAATTATTAGGTATTTTATCAAAAGCTGATTATCAAGAATTAAAATCTTTAACAAAAAAAATCTGTGGAATCATAAAAACGGAATTGGCAAAGAAGGATTTAGAACTTTACGATATCAAATTGGAATTCGGAAGAGATAAAGCTACTGGAGATCTATTATTAATCGACGAGATTTCAGGTGGAAATATGCGCGTATACAAAAATGGAAGCTATATTGCCCCTTTAGATTTAGAAAAAGACTTTTTAGGAGCTTAA